GCTTAAAAAAGAGAAACCCAGCAGTGCCAAGCGCATTGGTCTAATAGGCTACTCCATGGGCGCCATGGTGGCTATTAGGGCTCTTGCAGAAGATGAAAGAGTGTGCTGTGCCGTTGCCGATAGTCCCCCTATGTATCTTGACAGGACGGGGGCCAGAAGTCTGAAATACTTTGCAAACCTGCCCGAATGGCTTTACTACTTTGTGAAGCCCATATCAAAGATGATCACCGGTGCTAAGGAGGTAAATCCAATGGGATATGCCGGCAGAGTCAAGAAGCCCCTCCTTTTGATAGCGGGCAGAAAAGATCCAATAGTCAAGGTTGAAGAAATTAAAGAGTTTTATGAAAGCAACAAGAAGATAAATCCAGATGTTGAGCTTTGGATCACTGAAGCGGCACACGTAAGGACGATTCAGCTTATGCCTGAGGAGTATAAGGGAAAGGTTTTGCAGTTTTTTGAGAAATACCTCTGATTCCTTTCTTCACTCCCAGTGAAAACAATGCTTAAGTATTTCCCTCCTTTAAGATCATTCGGGTGAGAAAATGAGAGTCAAGGTAGGAATTAACGGCTACGGGACTATAGGAAAGAGGGTTGCTTACGCAGTTTCAAAACAGGATGATATGGAGCTAATAGGGGTTACAAAGACGAAGCCAGACTTTGAGGCTTATCGTGCTAAAGAGCTCGGAATACCTGTCTATGCAGCATCCAGTGAATTTTTACCGAGATTTGAAAAGGCTGGATTCGAGGTAGCGGGCACTCTCGAGGACCTGCTTGCGAGGGTGGACGTAATCGTAGATGCCACACCCGGAGGAATGGGTGAAAAAAACAAACCCCTCTACGAGAAAACGGGGGTTAAGGTGATATTTCAAGGGGGAGAGAGAGCGGAAGTTGCAGAAGTTTCCTTTGTTGCACAGGCAAACTACGAAAAGGCCCTTGGCAAGGACTACGTTAGGGTTGTCTCCTGCAACACCACCGGCTTAACGAGGACCCTCAACGCAATAAAGGATTATATCGACTACGTCTATGCCGTAATGATCAGAAGGGCCGCTGATCCCAATGACATTAAGAGAGGCCCAATCAATGCAATAAAACCCAGCGTTGAGGTCCCATCACACCACGGCCCCGATGTTCAGACGGTCATTCCAATAAACATCGAGACAATGGCATTTGTCGTACCAACCACATTAATGCACGTCCACAGCGTAATGGTAGAGCTCAAAAAGCCCCTTACAAGGGAAGATATCATCGACATCTTCGAAAACACCACGAGAGTTCTGCTCTTTGAGAAGGAGAAGGGTTTTGACAGCACGGCCCAGCTGATAGAGTTTGCAAGGGATTTGCACAGGGAGTGGAACAATTTATACGAGATAGCGGTGTGGAAGGAGAGCATTAGCGTTAAGGGCAACAGGTTGTTCTACATTCAAGCGGTGCATCAGGAGAGTGATGTGGTCCCAGAGAACGTTGATGCCATAAGGGCAATG
The Thermococcus sp. 2319x1 DNA segment above includes these coding regions:
- a CDS encoding alpha/beta hydrolase, with product MIPEIILLALALFFAFIFVVAYKMVTPPREIKDWTPRDAGIEYEEITVPTSDGLKLKGWWIDRGSEKTIIPLHGYTSSRWGFYIIPMIETLAKSGYNVLAFDFRAHGESEGKYTTVGDRELVDLISAIDWLKKEKPSSAKRIGLIGYSMGAMVAIRALAEDERVCCAVADSPPMYLDRTGARSLKYFANLPEWLYYFVKPISKMITGAKEVNPMGYAGRVKKPLLLIAGRKDPIVKVEEIKEFYESNKKINPDVELWITEAAHVRTIQLMPEEYKGKVLQFFEKYL
- a CDS encoding phosphorylating glyceraldehyde-3-phosphate dehydrogenase, yielding MRVKVGINGYGTIGKRVAYAVSKQDDMELIGVTKTKPDFEAYRAKELGIPVYAASSEFLPRFEKAGFEVAGTLEDLLARVDVIVDATPGGMGEKNKPLYEKTGVKVIFQGGERAEVAEVSFVAQANYEKALGKDYVRVVSCNTTGLTRTLNAIKDYIDYVYAVMIRRAADPNDIKRGPINAIKPSVEVPSHHGPDVQTVIPINIETMAFVVPTTLMHVHSVMVELKKPLTREDIIDIFENTTRVLLFEKEKGFDSTAQLIEFARDLHREWNNLYEIAVWKESISVKGNRLFYIQAVHQESDVVPENVDAIRAMFELADKWESIKKTNKSLGILK